From the Dethiosulfovibrio russensis genome, the window CCGACAGATAACCATATCTGCCACCCCGTAAATCGGCGACATATCCCATCTATTGGAAAGATACGCCACTTTATTCTCAACTCTATCCTCGTCGATACCTAGGACGATGAAAAAGCACCTTGCAAATTCTACCATAGATAAGGTGATCGATACCAAGTCGATCAGGCTAGAGCTTCCAAGAGAGCCGCCAAGGAGTACTATAACACGATCTTCTCTGTCGACTTTATCGCTTAACCACAGTTCGTCGAGAGCCGCTTCTCTGGATAGCTTTCTAAATTTTCTGACGGGTATCCCCGTATACGCTCCTTTTATCCCCTTGCATTTGCGCCAGCCAGTAGCCACAGGTACTTTCCATCTTGATGCGATACGAGATACCTTTCCTGCTACGACGTTTTGTTCATGCATAAAAACGGGGATCTTCATAAACTTGCTCACGACGAGGGCGGGAAAAGAGATATAACCTCCGAAAAGGATCAGACAATCGGGTTTTATCTCATTGACCCTTTCGTACATGATTGCGATGGACCTTATCATATTCCAGGACCTTTTAAATATGCTTTTTAAGGTCTTGATACCCAATGGTGATCCCTCTATCGGCAGGACAAAAGGACTAACGTTATGGTTTTCGTATATGGCTTTTTCCATCGATCTGGATCCACATACATAATAGACTCGATCTCCTGCTTCTCTTCTCGAGTTTCCGAACGCTATAGCCGGGGTTATATGCCCACCGGTTCCTCCTGCAACTAAAAGTATTTTCAATCTCCCACCCACCTTTTTCCATCGTATAACTCTCTCAACGCTCGAAGGATAAGACCTATCTTAAGCCAAGATATTACCAGAGAGCTTCCACCGTAACTCAAAAAGGGCAAAGGCATCCCAGTCATCGGTATGGCATTCGATATCCCCCCGATATTTACGATCAGAGGGATCGCTATGGATAGAGCTCCTGCCCACAGCAACAAGGCTATCGAGGAATCCTCGGCCTGACGAAAATGACAGTAAATCCGAAAAAACCAAAGCGAGAACAGGGATAGGACGGTTACGCTTCCTATTACCCCCAGGGTTTCTGCGATAGCGGCAAAGATAAAATCCGTGTGAGCCGCCGGCAGAAAACGACTTCTCTGTACAGCCTTTCCCAAACCGGTACCCCAGAAACCGCCGTTAGCGAAGGCTATCAACCCTTGAATCGTCTGGTATCCGACGTCGGATGGATCGGACCAAGGGTCAAGCCAGGCGACGATTCGCCTCTGTCTGTAGCCTTTTTGAGAGAGAAAAACGAAAACAGGCGACAGCAGAATAGCAGATGTAAGGGGCAGAAGAAAACCGTAAGCCTGCACGTAGATTCCCATGGCAAGGAAAAACAATAACAAAGTTCCACCAAGGTCGGGTTGCAGCAATACCGGTACGGCTGCGATGAATATCAGCAATAACGTCAAGGAGAAGGCCCTGAAGGAT encodes:
- a CDS encoding UDP-N-acetylglucosamine--N-acetylmuramyl-(pentapeptide) pyrophosphoryl-undecaprenol N-acetylglucosamine transferase, with protein sequence MKILLVAGGTGGHITPAIAFGNSRREAGDRVYYVCGSRSMEKAIYENHNVSPFVLPIEGSPLGIKTLKSIFKRSWNMIRSIAIMYERVNEIKPDCLILFGGYISFPALVVSKFMKIPVFMHEQNVVAGKVSRIASRWKVPVATGWRKCKGIKGAYTGIPVRKFRKLSREAALDELWLSDKVDREDRVIVLLGGSLGSSSLIDLVSITLSMVEFARCFFIVLGIDEDRVENKVAYLSNRWDMSPIYGVADMVICRAGAATLAEVSQLGIPAVIVPWEKASDGHQYENALSFLDDRNPGRIWTPEMGVTELIKKIDELENDISRKSNREDSELKNSTDDDKAVSALWRLILSHI
- a CDS encoding FtsW/RodA/SpoVE family cell cycle protein; this encodes MPLILSALGIVVILSLTTVRLGNGSVSFVLGQRQTQWLAVALICMLISSALPLDFWWNRSGLFLLSSWILTWLTLIPGIGTGGGGASRWIKIGSISFQPLELLVFFLMIHLCKIYTRKKLKSFRAFSLTLLLIFIAAVPVLLQPDLGGTLLLFFLAMGIYVQAYGFLLPLTSAILLSPVFVFLSQKGYRQRRIVAWLDPWSDPSDVGYQTIQGLIAFANGGFWGTGLGKAVQRSRFLPAAHTDFIFAAIAETLGVIGSVTVLSLFSLWFFRIYCHFRQAEDSSIALLLWAGALSIAIPLIVNIGGISNAIPMTGMPLPFLSYGGSSLVISWLKIGLILRALRELYDGKRWVGD